One Pseudomonas sp. FP1742 genomic window carries:
- a CDS encoding amino acid deaminase, whose product MSTAINTAAVEKGDAQTGANLVRDVSLPALVLHRDALEHNIRWMQDFVSHSGAELAPHGKTSMTPALFRRQLDAGAWGITLASATQTRAAYAHGVRRVLMANQLVGTPNMALIADLLADPTFEFYCMVDHPDNVADLGAYFASRGVRLNVMIEYGVIGGRCGCRTEAEVLALAKAIAAQPALALTGIEGYEGVIHGDHAVSGIREFAASLVRLAVQLQDSGAFAIAKPIITASGSAWYDLIAESFEAQNAGGRFLSVLRPGSYVAHDHGIYKEAQCCVLDRRSDLHEGLRPALEVWAHVQSLPEPGFAVIALGKRDVAYDAGLPVPLLRYKAGVIPAIGDDVSACKVTAVMDQHAFMTVAPGVELRVGDIISFGTSHPCLTFDKWRVGCLVDEQLNVIETMETCF is encoded by the coding sequence ATGTCTACTGCCATCAATACCGCCGCCGTGGAAAAGGGCGATGCGCAAACCGGCGCCAACCTGGTGCGAGACGTCAGCCTGCCGGCGCTGGTGCTGCACCGCGACGCGCTGGAACACAACATTCGCTGGATGCAGGACTTTGTCAGCCACAGCGGCGCGGAACTGGCACCCCACGGTAAAACCAGCATGACCCCGGCGCTGTTTCGTCGGCAACTGGACGCCGGTGCCTGGGGCATCACCCTGGCCAGTGCCACGCAAACTCGCGCGGCTTACGCCCATGGTGTGCGGCGGGTGCTGATGGCCAACCAGTTGGTCGGCACGCCGAACATGGCGCTGATCGCCGATCTGCTGGCAGACCCGACCTTCGAGTTCTATTGCATGGTCGATCACCCGGATAACGTCGCCGACCTCGGCGCGTATTTCGCCTCGCGGGGCGTGCGCCTGAACGTGATGATCGAGTACGGCGTGATCGGCGGTCGTTGCGGTTGCCGCACCGAAGCCGAAGTGCTGGCGCTGGCCAAGGCGATCGCGGCTCAACCGGCGTTGGCGCTGACCGGCATCGAGGGCTACGAAGGAGTGATTCACGGTGATCATGCGGTGAGCGGCATCCGCGAGTTCGCCGCCTCCCTGGTGCGTCTGGCGGTGCAGTTACAGGACAGTGGTGCGTTCGCGATTGCCAAGCCGATCATCACCGCGTCGGGTTCGGCCTGGTACGACCTGATCGCCGAGTCGTTTGAGGCGCAGAATGCCGGCGGCCGATTCCTCAGCGTGCTGCGCCCCGGCAGTTACGTGGCCCATGACCATGGCATCTACAAAGAAGCGCAATGCTGCGTGCTCGACCGTCGCAGCGACCTGCACGAAGGTTTGCGCCCGGCGCTGGAGGTCTGGGCGCATGTGCAGTCGTTGCCGGAACCGGGCTTCGCGGTAATCGCCCTGGGCAAGCGCGACGTGGCTTACGACGCCGGCTTGCCGGTGCCGTTGCTGCGTTACAAGGCCGGTGTGATACCGGCGATCGGCGATGATGTGAGTGCCTGCAAGGTGACGGCGGTGATGGACCAGCATGCCTTCATGACGGTGGCGCCGGGGGTTGAATTGCGGGTGGGGGATATCATTTCGTTCGGGACTTCGCACCCGTGTTTGACGTTCGACAAGTGGCGCGTCGGGTGTCTGGTGGATGAGCAACTGAATGTCATCGAAACCATGGAAACCTGTTTTTAA
- a CDS encoding IclR family transcriptional regulator, producing the protein MTEDTIKRRARGLDRAFDILDFLKEIGQPLRPNEIASGIGSPKSTVYELVASLLERRILESVGKDGHVYLGRQLYFLGQAHLRHFDLTREADHALQEIVSQTRETAQMCLLNGRKYTVALMKEGERHFRISSDIGENAPIPWTASGRLLLAHLSDQEIVDLIDPDDFILPDGERLPLEQFLEEIRQAAIDGFFSFDSVADTFTHCFAAPVKDPNGVAIATLCIVAPRADAKNNYNDYRRVLIDSANSLARRINE; encoded by the coding sequence ATGACCGAAGACACCATCAAACGCCGGGCTCGCGGTCTGGACCGGGCGTTCGACATCCTCGACTTCCTCAAGGAAATCGGCCAGCCCCTGCGCCCGAACGAAATCGCCAGCGGCATTGGCAGCCCGAAATCCACGGTCTACGAACTGGTCGCGTCCTTGTTGGAGCGGCGCATCCTCGAGTCCGTGGGCAAGGACGGTCACGTTTACCTGGGCCGTCAACTGTACTTCCTCGGGCAGGCGCATTTGCGCCATTTCGACCTGACCCGCGAGGCCGATCATGCCTTGCAGGAGATCGTCAGCCAGACCCGCGAAACCGCGCAGATGTGCCTGCTCAACGGGCGCAAATACACCGTGGCGTTGATGAAAGAGGGGGAGCGGCATTTTCGCATTTCTTCGGACATCGGCGAGAACGCGCCGATTCCGTGGACCGCTTCCGGGCGTCTGCTGCTGGCGCACCTGAGCGATCAGGAGATCGTCGATTTGATCGACCCCGACGACTTCATTCTGCCCGACGGCGAACGCCTGCCACTGGAGCAGTTTCTTGAGGAAATCCGTCAGGCCGCCATCGACGGATTCTTTTCCTTCGACAGCGTCGCCGACACCTTTACCCATTGCTTCGCCGCCCCGGTCAAAGACCCGAACGGCGTCGCCATCGCAACCCTGTGCATCGTCGCCCCACGGGCCGATGCGAAGAACAATTACAACGACTATCGCCGGGTGCTGATCGACAGCGCCAACAGCCTCGCCCGGCGTATCAACGAATAA
- a CDS encoding RidA family protein, with amino-acid sequence MSITRYGTGSTAGGGQPRPFARAVEADGWLHVSGQVPAVDGEIIVGGIVEQTHQTMKNLIAILEEAGYGLEDVVRTGVWLEDPRDFWSFNKVFSEYFKSEHAPARACVQASMMVDCKVEIDCIAYKKKA; translated from the coding sequence ATGAGCATTACTCGTTACGGCACCGGCAGCACCGCCGGTGGCGGCCAGCCCCGTCCTTTTGCCCGCGCCGTCGAAGCCGATGGCTGGCTGCACGTGTCCGGCCAAGTGCCGGCGGTGGATGGTGAAATCATCGTGGGTGGGATTGTCGAGCAGACTCACCAGACCATGAAAAACCTGATCGCGATTCTGGAAGAGGCCGGTTACGGGCTCGAAGACGTGGTGCGCACGGGCGTGTGGCTGGAAGATCCACGGGATTTCTGGAGTTTCAACAAGGTGTTTTCCGAGTACTTCAAAAGCGAACACGCCCCGGCCCGGGCTTGCGTGCAGGCGAGCATGATGGTCGATTGCAAGGTCGAGATTGACTGCATTGCCTACAAGAAGAAGGCCTGA
- a CDS encoding amino acid ABC transporter ATP-binding protein gives MTQAQVSTQNQALLEIRGLHKQYGPLEVLKGVDLTMQRGNVVTLIGSSGSGKTTLLRCVNMLEEFQGGQILLDGESIGYDEINGKRVRHPEKVIARHRAMTGMAFQQFNLFPHLTALQNVTLGLLKVKKLHKDEAVALAEKWLERVGLLERRDHYPGQLSGGQQQRVAIARAIAMNPSLMLFDEVTSALDPELVGEVLSVIKGLAEDGMTMLLVTHEMRFAFEVSDKIVFMNQGRIEEQGPPKELFERPQSPRLAEFLKSTRF, from the coding sequence ATGACACAAGCTCAAGTTTCGACCCAGAACCAGGCGCTGCTGGAGATTCGCGGCCTGCACAAACAATACGGCCCGCTCGAAGTGCTCAAGGGTGTCGACCTGACCATGCAGCGCGGCAACGTGGTCACGCTGATCGGCTCCAGCGGCTCGGGCAAGACCACGCTGCTGCGCTGCGTGAACATGCTCGAAGAGTTCCAGGGCGGGCAGATTCTGCTCGACGGTGAATCCATCGGCTATGACGAGATCAACGGCAAGCGCGTGCGCCACCCGGAAAAAGTCATCGCCCGCCATCGCGCCATGACCGGCATGGCCTTCCAGCAATTCAATCTGTTCCCGCACCTCACTGCGTTGCAGAACGTCACCCTCGGTTTGCTCAAGGTAAAAAAGTTGCACAAGGACGAGGCGGTAGCGCTGGCGGAAAAATGGCTGGAGCGGGTTGGCCTGCTGGAGCGCCGCGATCATTACCCCGGTCAGTTGTCCGGCGGTCAGCAACAGCGCGTGGCGATTGCCCGGGCGATTGCGATGAACCCGAGTTTGATGCTGTTCGACGAAGTCACCTCGGCCCTCGACCCGGAGCTGGTGGGCGAAGTGTTGAGCGTGATCAAGGGCCTGGCCGAGGATGGCATGACCATGTTGCTGGTGACCCACGAAATGCGCTTTGCCTTTGAGGTCTCGGACAAGATCGTGTTCATGAATCAGGGGCGGATCGAAGAGCAGGGGCCGCCCAAGGAACTGTTCGAGCGCCCGCAGTCGCCGCGACTGGCGGAATTTCTCAAGAGCACCCGCTTTTAA
- a CDS encoding amino acid ABC transporter permease, translating to MYESPSWLHELWVARDVLWQGFLTSVQCSALAILLGTLVGIVAGLVLTYGTFWMRAPFRFYVDVIRGTPVFVLVLACFYMAPALGWQISAFQAGTLGLTLFCGSHVAEIVRGALQALPSGQMEASKAIGLTFYQALGYVLLPQALRQILPTWVNSSTEIVKASTLLSVIGVAELLLSTQQIIARTFMTLEFYLFAGLLFFVINYAIELLGRHIEKRVALP from the coding sequence ATGTACGAATCCCCCAGTTGGTTGCATGAGTTATGGGTGGCCCGGGACGTCCTGTGGCAGGGTTTTCTGACCAGTGTGCAGTGTTCGGCCCTGGCGATTTTGCTGGGCACGCTGGTCGGCATCGTCGCCGGTCTGGTGCTCACCTACGGCACGTTCTGGATGCGCGCGCCGTTCCGGTTTTACGTCGACGTCATTCGCGGCACGCCGGTGTTCGTGCTGGTGCTGGCCTGTTTCTATATGGCGCCGGCATTGGGCTGGCAGATCAGTGCATTTCAGGCCGGTACGTTGGGGCTGACGCTGTTCTGCGGTTCCCATGTCGCCGAGATCGTGCGCGGTGCGTTGCAAGCGCTGCCCAGCGGTCAGATGGAAGCGAGCAAGGCCATCGGCCTGACGTTTTACCAGGCGCTGGGTTATGTGTTGTTGCCCCAGGCGTTGCGGCAGATCTTGCCGACCTGGGTCAACTCATCCACTGAAATCGTCAAGGCGTCGACCTTGTTGTCGGTGATCGGCGTTGCCGAGCTGCTGCTCAGCACTCAACAGATCATCGCCCGGACCTTCATGACCCTGGAGTTTTACCTGTTCGCCGGATTGCTGTTTTTCGTCATCAACTACGCCATCGAATTACTCGGCCGGCACATTGAAAAGCGGGTGGCCTTGCCATGA
- a CDS encoding amino acid ABC transporter permease gives MNYQLNFAAVWRDFDTLLAGLGLGLELALVSIAIGCVIGLLMAFALLSKHRALRVLASVYVTVIRNTPILVLILLIYFALPSLGIRLDKIPSFIITLSLYAGAYLTEVFRGGLLSIPKGLREAGLAIGLGEWQVKAYITVPVMLRNVLPALSNNFISLFKDTSLAAAIAVPELTYYARKINVESYRVIETWLVTTALYVAACYLIAMMLRYLEQRLAIRR, from the coding sequence ATGAACTATCAGTTGAATTTTGCCGCCGTGTGGCGCGACTTCGACACCTTGCTGGCGGGGCTCGGCCTGGGCCTTGAGCTGGCGCTGGTGTCGATCGCCATCGGCTGCGTGATCGGCCTGCTGATGGCATTTGCTTTGCTGTCGAAGCATCGCGCATTGCGGGTGCTGGCGTCGGTGTATGTGACGGTGATCCGTAATACGCCGATTCTGGTGTTGATTCTGTTGATCTACTTCGCCTTGCCGAGCCTGGGCATTCGCCTGGACAAGATCCCCTCGTTCATCATCACCCTGTCGCTGTATGCCGGGGCGTACCTGACCGAAGTGTTTCGTGGCGGGCTGTTGAGCATTCCCAAGGGGCTACGTGAAGCCGGGTTGGCCATCGGCTTGGGCGAGTGGCAGGTCAAGGCGTACATCACCGTGCCGGTGATGCTGCGCAATGTGCTGCCGGCGCTGTCGAACAACTTCATTTCGCTGTTCAAGGACACCTCGCTGGCGGCGGCGATTGCCGTGCCGGAGCTGACCTATTACGCGCGCAAGATCAATGTCGAGAGCTACCGGGTGATTGAAACCTGGCTGGTGACCACAGCGCTCTATGTTGCGGCCTGTTACCTCATTGCCATGATGCTGCGTTACCTCGAGCAGCGTCTGGCGATTCGCCGATAG
- a CDS encoding transporter substrate-binding domain-containing protein, translated as MHRRPSLFKACVFLFAASAAAVGVAQAADSKLDSVLARGKLIVGTGSTNAPWHFQGADGKLQGFDIDIARMVAKGLFNDPSKVEFVVQSSDARIPNLLTDKVDMSCQFITVTASRAQQVAFTLPYYREGVGLLLPANSKYKEIDDLKAAGDGVTVAVLQNVYAEELVHQALPKAKVDQYDSVDLMYQAVNSGRADAAATDQSSVKYLMVQNPGRYRSPTYAWSPQTYACAVKRGDQDWLNFVNTVLHEGMTGVEFPTYAASFKQWFGVDLPTPAIGFPVEFK; from the coding sequence ATGCATCGCCGACCTTCCTTGTTTAAAGCGTGTGTTTTCCTGTTCGCGGCTTCGGCCGCTGCCGTGGGTGTCGCTCAAGCGGCAGACAGCAAGCTCGACAGCGTGCTGGCCCGTGGGAAATTGATCGTGGGCACGGGCAGTACCAATGCCCCGTGGCACTTCCAGGGAGCGGACGGCAAGTTGCAGGGATTTGATATCGATATCGCGCGGATGGTGGCCAAAGGGTTGTTCAACGACCCGAGCAAGGTCGAATTCGTGGTGCAGTCGTCCGATGCGCGGATTCCGAATCTGCTGACCGACAAGGTCGACATGAGTTGCCAGTTCATCACTGTGACTGCCAGCCGCGCCCAACAGGTGGCGTTCACCCTGCCGTACTACCGCGAAGGTGTCGGCTTGTTGCTGCCGGCCAACAGCAAGTACAAGGAAATCGACGATCTGAAAGCTGCCGGCGACGGCGTGACCGTGGCGGTGCTGCAGAACGTGTACGCCGAAGAGCTGGTGCATCAGGCGCTGCCCAAGGCCAAGGTCGATCAGTACGACAGCGTGGATCTGATGTATCAGGCAGTGAACTCCGGCCGGGCCGACGCGGCGGCCACCGATCAGTCGTCGGTGAAATACCTGATGGTGCAGAACCCTGGCCGTTATCGCAGCCCGACCTACGCCTGGAGCCCGCAGACCTACGCCTGTGCGGTCAAACGCGGCGATCAGGACTGGCTGAACTTCGTCAACACCGTGCTGCATGAAGGCATGACCGGCGTTGAGTTCCCGACTTACGCGGCGTCGTTCAAGCAGTGGTTCGGTGTGGACCTGCCTACACCTGCAATCGGTTTCCCAGTCGAATTCAAATGA
- a CDS encoding co-chaperone YbbN has protein sequence MSSMTIHPTMAAAYRKALKTWRPVILYFGSQHCPACKTAEPIFRQVAEPYRHHAQIYMLNTGESPRHPDVTGIPTVLFYKEGKLLKKLKGIGTRESLEENFKKHIGKLRPKQQIARKPRHDLPWLQKTFSTLCTAPRARELLNVRFMSNV, from the coding sequence ATGAGCTCGATGACCATCCACCCGACCATGGCTGCGGCCTACCGCAAGGCGCTCAAGACCTGGCGCCCGGTGATCCTGTATTTCGGCAGCCAACACTGTCCTGCCTGCAAAACGGCCGAGCCGATTTTTCGTCAGGTTGCAGAGCCATATCGGCATCACGCACAAATCTACATGCTCAACACCGGCGAATCGCCCAGGCATCCGGATGTCACCGGCATACCCACTGTGCTGTTTTACAAGGAAGGAAAGTTGCTGAAGAAGCTCAAAGGGATTGGCACTCGAGAATCCCTGGAAGAAAATTTCAAAAAGCACATCGGCAAGCTAAGGCCCAAACAACAGATTGCCCGCAAACCCCGCCACGACTTGCCGTGGTTGCAGAAAACCTTCAGCACTTTATGCACTGCGCCTCGGGCACGGGAGCTGTTGAATGTGCGTTTCATGAGTAATGTTTAA
- a CDS encoding phospholipase D-like domain-containing protein, translated as MRVLARNDQDDFRVKAYAGTNGVLLAIDLAEPRRKGLLGFSIEKQQGSKPWLFLFNSLTFPGKEHTFPQFHATPSDAAPLQKFRWADYAVNPGVTIHYRVHLAYGTADAPQLGEFLEVTVTTDNGLPTGQNVIFNRAVAASQAFQRKFADLDALLSVNKKMPIEEWPDAPRQWLENGLLSRLLGFIERARDGEWALDIAIYEYQLQVIVDAVNAAFERGVKVRVLYHGEPGEDTTALNEASLEKIPAANKRGRVTHNIFHNKFMVLSRLDAAGQHQPEAVLCGSTNFTANGVYRQANVVHVLDDARIGASYLQTFEQVWATPADVGATRDWLTKHNPMQPDQPLFAGFSPRSGEGDLHEFVEIINAAKKDLLFVTAFTLPDVILNALLGQPHDDILRYGLQNTVSSITGFHADRTAEFAATALLNTGLEGWLKENMKGQKGNLLVHTKAIVVDFTSDSPTIISGSHNLSDAASNGNDENYLIIRGDTDLADRYGLELLRFYEHYRFRYFAKKLQLKQVRPLAPDDSWTDDYYLQGDLRMLSRVRFAGR; from the coding sequence ATGCGTGTTCTAGCCCGCAACGATCAGGACGATTTCCGCGTCAAAGCCTACGCCGGCACCAACGGTGTGCTGCTGGCCATCGACCTGGCCGAACCCCGCCGCAAAGGCCTGCTGGGGTTCTCCATCGAAAAACAGCAAGGCAGCAAACCCTGGCTGTTTCTGTTCAACAGCCTGACCTTTCCCGGCAAGGAGCATACGTTCCCCCAGTTTCACGCCACCCCCAGCGATGCCGCGCCGTTGCAGAAATTTCGCTGGGCCGATTACGCGGTCAATCCGGGTGTGACGATCCATTATCGGGTTCACCTGGCCTACGGCACCGCCGATGCGCCGCAACTGGGTGAATTTCTGGAAGTGACGGTCACCACGGACAATGGCCTGCCCACGGGCCAGAACGTGATTTTCAATCGGGCAGTGGCTGCCAGTCAGGCGTTTCAGCGCAAGTTCGCCGACCTCGATGCGCTGCTCAGCGTCAACAAGAAAATGCCCATCGAAGAATGGCCGGACGCGCCGCGGCAATGGCTGGAAAACGGTCTGCTCAGCCGCTTGCTGGGGTTCATTGAACGTGCCAGGGACGGCGAGTGGGCGCTGGACATCGCGATCTATGAATATCAGTTGCAAGTGATCGTCGATGCGGTGAACGCCGCCTTCGAGCGCGGCGTAAAGGTTCGGGTCCTGTACCACGGCGAGCCCGGCGAAGACACCACGGCGCTGAACGAAGCCAGCCTGGAAAAAATCCCGGCGGCGAACAAGCGCGGGCGGGTCACCCACAACATCTTTCACAACAAGTTCATGGTCCTGAGCCGGCTCGATGCGGCGGGGCAGCATCAGCCCGAAGCGGTACTCTGCGGCAGCACCAACTTCACCGCCAATGGCGTTTACCGTCAGGCCAACGTCGTGCATGTGCTGGACGACGCCCGGATCGGCGCCAGTTACCTGCAAACCTTCGAGCAGGTCTGGGCCACACCGGCGGACGTCGGCGCCACGCGGGACTGGCTCACGAAACACAATCCGATGCAGCCTGACCAGCCACTGTTCGCCGGCTTTTCACCGCGCTCGGGCGAGGGCGACTTGCATGAGTTCGTCGAGATCATCAACGCCGCCAAAAAAGACCTGCTGTTTGTTACCGCATTCACCTTGCCGGACGTAATACTCAACGCGCTGCTCGGCCAGCCTCACGACGACATCTTGCGTTACGGCCTGCAAAATACGGTCAGCAGCATCACCGGTTTCCACGCCGACCGCACCGCCGAATTTGCCGCCACCGCGCTGCTCAACACCGGCCTGGAGGGTTGGCTCAAGGAAAACATGAAAGGCCAGAAGGGCAACCTGCTGGTGCACACCAAAGCCATCGTCGTCGACTTCACCAGCGATTCACCGACCATCATCAGCGGCAGCCACAATCTCAGTGACGCGGCCAGCAACGGCAATGACGAGAACTACCTGATCATCCGTGGCGACACCGACCTGGCCGATCGTTACGGGCTGGAACTGCTGCGCTTCTACGAACACTACCGGTTCCGCTACTTCGCAAAGAAACTGCAACTCAAGCAGGTGCGGCCGTTGGCTCCGGATGACAGCTGGACTGATGACTATTACCTCCAGGGCGATCTGCGCATGCTGTCGCGGGTGCGCTTCGCCGGCCGATGA
- a CDS encoding VWA domain-containing protein, translating into MLNGQPRQRDDLLFHLRTRTPHELWLVIVDASASTRRHQALSDAKGLLAQLFDDAYRQRARLALLTASGHLPKWQVQGLKASAGLRDWLEGLGAGGGTPMLAALSEAGRWLAVRQKRFPAEQQRLLLVTDGRLKEWSALPALDCPGLLIDIERGPIRLGRAKVLAAQLQVDYRHIDELISG; encoded by the coding sequence TTGCTCAATGGTCAGCCGCGTCAACGCGATGACCTATTGTTCCATCTGCGTACCCGCACCCCCCACGAGCTGTGGCTGGTGATCGTCGATGCCTCGGCCTCGACCCGGCGCCATCAGGCGTTGAGCGATGCCAAGGGCTTGCTGGCGCAACTGTTCGACGATGCCTATCGCCAGCGTGCACGCCTGGCGTTGTTGACCGCCAGCGGTCACCTGCCGAAGTGGCAGGTGCAAGGCTTGAAAGCCTCTGCGGGCTTGCGCGACTGGCTCGAGGGGCTCGGAGCCGGTGGCGGAACGCCGATGCTGGCGGCGTTGAGTGAAGCGGGGCGCTGGTTGGCGGTACGGCAAAAGCGTTTCCCTGCAGAACAGCAGCGGCTGTTGCTGGTGACGGATGGACGGTTGAAGGAATGGTCGGCGTTGCCGGCGCTGGATTGTCCGGGGTTGTTGATCGACATCGAGCGCGGGCCGATTCGGCTCGGGCGGGCAAAGGTGTTGGCAGCGCAGTTACAGGTTGATTATCGACATATCGATGAGCTGATTTCAGGTTGA
- a CDS encoding ATP-binding protein, which yields MTDIPHFPLSAVVGADDLKLALYLTAIDPKIGGVLIEGPRGMAKSTLARGLADLLASGQFVTLPLGATEERLVGTLDLDAALSEGRAQFSPGVLAKADGGVLYVDEVNLLPDHLVDLLLDVAASGTNLIERDGISHRHSAKFVLIGTMNPEEGELRPQLLDRFGLNVALSGHTAPAERGQIIRRRLDFDSDPQGFCAEWESQQHALRERCQKARAALASIPLDDAALAQITERCFAAGVDGLRADLVWLRAARAHAAWRGANAIGEEDIDAVAEFALRHRRREHSTSAPQHSQAPQQSPAPTPNPNEGQGQWGEMPAQALPVGARREVPSWPKKP from the coding sequence ATGACCGACATCCCCCATTTCCCACTCTCCGCCGTGGTCGGCGCCGATGACTTGAAGCTCGCGCTGTACCTGACCGCCATCGACCCGAAAATCGGTGGCGTGCTGATCGAAGGCCCGCGCGGCATGGCCAAGTCGACCCTGGCCCGAGGCCTGGCGGACCTGCTGGCCAGTGGTCAATTCGTCACCTTGCCCCTGGGCGCCACCGAAGAACGGCTGGTCGGCACCCTCGATCTCGACGCGGCCTTGAGCGAAGGGCGCGCACAGTTTTCTCCGGGTGTATTGGCCAAGGCCGACGGCGGCGTGCTCTACGTCGATGAAGTGAACTTGCTGCCCGATCACCTCGTGGATCTGCTGCTCGACGTGGCCGCCAGCGGCACCAACCTGATCGAGCGCGACGGGATTTCCCATCGGCATTCGGCGAAGTTTGTGCTGATCGGCACCATGAACCCGGAAGAGGGCGAACTGCGTCCGCAACTGCTCGACCGCTTTGGCCTGAACGTCGCCCTCAGTGGCCATACCGCACCCGCCGAGCGCGGCCAGATCATCCGTCGTCGACTGGATTTCGACAGCGATCCGCAAGGCTTCTGCGCCGAGTGGGAAAGTCAGCAACACGCCCTGCGCGAGCGTTGCCAGAAGGCGCGTGCGGCCCTGGCGAGTATCCCGCTCGACGATGCCGCACTGGCGCAGATCACCGAGCGCTGCTTTGCTGCCGGCGTCGACGGCTTGCGGGCCGACCTGGTCTGGCTGCGTGCGGCGCGGGCACATGCGGCCTGGCGCGGTGCGAACGCCATTGGCGAAGAAGATATCGACGCGGTCGCCGAATTTGCCTTGCGTCATCGTCGTCGCGAGCATTCGACCTCTGCGCCGCAACACTCCCAAGCGCCACAGCAATCCCCCGCGCCAACCCCCAACCCGAACGAAGGTCAGGGCCAGTGGGGCGAAATGCCTGCCCAGGCGCTGCCGGTCGGCGCTCGACGTGAAGTGCCGAGCTGGCCAAAAAAGCCCTAG